One Spiribacter halobius DNA segment encodes these proteins:
- a CDS encoding oxidative damage protection protein, whose translation MSGTVHCVKLGREGEALKRQPYPGELGRRIFENVSREGWQMWLQHQTMLINEYRLSPMDPKAREFLEKEMENFFFGQGSAPPPDYQPE comes from the coding sequence ATGAGCGGCACGGTTCATTGCGTAAAACTCGGGCGCGAAGGTGAGGCGCTGAAGCGTCAGCCCTATCCCGGTGAGCTCGGGCGGCGCATCTTCGAGAATGTCTCCAGGGAAGGCTGGCAGATGTGGCTGCAGCATCAGACGATGCTGATCAACGAATACCGGCTTTCACCCATGGATCCCAAGGCCCGGGAATTCCTGGAGAAGGAGATGGAGAATTTCTTCTTCGGTCAGGGGTCGGCACCACCGCCGGACTATCAGCCGGAGTGA
- a CDS encoding host attachment protein translates to MSEYCVVVAEGARARFFTLERPDLPELEGGPDLMEHLSLANPRHRAHDSKVYADARSGRNRTPGGQGHAYDEHRDGHDAEMEHRFARDIARQLDGLARSNGTRRVILCAEKRMLGFLRNGLPELPGVEIREVQKDLAKLGPRELQEHLARDGLLPRRRPPAGPGS, encoded by the coding sequence ATGAGCGAATACTGCGTGGTCGTTGCCGAGGGCGCCAGAGCCCGGTTCTTCACCCTGGAGCGTCCGGACCTCCCGGAGCTCGAGGGCGGCCCCGACCTGATGGAACACCTCTCGCTCGCCAATCCCCGCCATCGTGCCCATGACAGCAAGGTCTACGCCGACGCCCGCAGCGGCCGCAACCGGACGCCCGGCGGCCAGGGTCACGCCTACGACGAGCACCGCGACGGCCACGACGCGGAGATGGAACACCGGTTTGCCCGTGATATCGCCCGCCAGCTGGACGGCCTGGCCCGGAGCAACGGTACCCGACGGGTCATCCTCTGCGCGGAGAAGCGCATGCTCGGGTTCCTGCGCAACGGTCTGCCCGAGCTGCCCGGCGTAGAGATCCGCGAAGTACAGAAGGATCTGGCCAAGCTCGGACCGCGCGAGCTGCAGGAGCACCTCGCCCGCGACGGGTTGCTGCCGCGCCGGCGGCCGCCGGCAGGGCCCGGCAGCTGA
- a CDS encoding ammonium transporter — MEQLTELAYALDTFYFLVSGALVMWMAAGFAMLESGLVRAKNTAEILTKNVALYAVASIMYLLCGYQIMYGGGSGVLPGLGFLIGADNSPEAVLAGEGGYYSNLSDFFFQVVFVATAMSIVSGAIAERMRLWSFLLFAVVMTGFIYPVQGYWKWGGGFLDANNFQDFAGSGVVHMTGAAAALAGVLLLGARRGKYGPEGQVRAIPGANLPLATLGTFILWLGWFGFNGGSQLVLSNIADANAVAAIFVNTNMAAAGGVVAALTTARVLFGKADLTMALNGAIAGLVAITAEPLTPAPLAATFIGAVGGVLVVFSIVGLDKLKIDDPVGAISAHGTAGIWGLLAVPLTNPGATFGAQILGIVVIFLWVFLASLLVWGIIKAVMGIRVSEEEEFEGLDIGECGLEAYPEFTRTS; from the coding sequence ATGGAACAGTTGACGGAGCTGGCGTACGCGCTGGACACGTTCTACTTCCTGGTCAGCGGCGCGCTGGTGATGTGGATGGCGGCCGGGTTTGCGATGCTGGAGTCGGGGCTGGTGCGGGCGAAGAACACCGCCGAGATCCTGACCAAGAACGTCGCGCTGTACGCGGTGGCGAGCATCATGTACCTGCTCTGCGGCTACCAGATCATGTACGGCGGGGGCAGCGGAGTGCTGCCGGGGCTGGGCTTTTTGATCGGCGCGGACAACAGCCCCGAGGCGGTGCTCGCCGGCGAGGGGGGGTATTACTCCAACCTCTCGGACTTCTTCTTCCAGGTGGTGTTCGTCGCCACCGCCATGTCCATCGTCTCCGGGGCGATCGCCGAGCGCATGCGGCTGTGGTCGTTTCTGCTCTTTGCGGTGGTGATGACCGGCTTCATCTACCCGGTGCAGGGCTACTGGAAGTGGGGCGGGGGGTTCCTTGACGCCAACAACTTCCAGGACTTCGCGGGCTCGGGCGTGGTGCACATGACCGGTGCCGCGGCGGCGCTCGCCGGCGTGCTGCTGCTCGGCGCGCGGCGCGGTAAGTACGGCCCCGAGGGCCAGGTGCGGGCGATCCCCGGGGCGAACCTGCCGCTGGCGACGCTGGGCACGTTCATCCTCTGGCTTGGCTGGTTCGGCTTCAACGGCGGCTCGCAGCTGGTGCTCTCCAATATTGCCGACGCCAACGCGGTGGCGGCGATCTTTGTGAACACCAACATGGCCGCGGCCGGCGGCGTGGTGGCGGCGCTGACCACCGCGCGGGTGCTGTTCGGCAAGGCCGACCTGACCATGGCGCTGAACGGGGCGATTGCGGGCCTGGTGGCGATCACCGCCGAGCCGCTGACGCCGGCGCCGCTGGCGGCGACGTTCATCGGTGCGGTGGGCGGCGTGCTGGTGGTGTTCTCCATCGTGGGGCTGGACAAGCTGAAGATCGACGACCCGGTGGGCGCGATCTCGGCGCACGGCACGGCGGGCATCTGGGGCCTGCTGGCGGTGCCGCTGACCAACCCCGGAGCCACCTTCGGGGCGCAGATCCTCGGCATCGTGGTGATCTTCCTGTGGGTGTTCCTGGCGAGCCTGCTGGTGTGGGGCATCATCAAGGCGGTGATGGGCATCCGCGTCAGCGAGGAAGAGGAGTTCGAGGGCCTCGACATCGGCGAGTGCGGCCTCGAGGCCTACCCGGAGTTCACCCGGACCAGCTGA
- the ubiK gene encoding ubiquinone biosynthesis accessory factor UbiK yields the protein MLDPRQLDELARRFSEHLPSGLRDFQQEVEKNTRVALQSAFNRMELVTRDEFDAQTKVLARTRERLEALEQRIAALEGGNDGDAAQPAGGSPAPQE from the coding sequence ATGCTCGACCCTCGACAGCTCGACGAGCTGGCCCGCCGCTTCTCGGAGCATCTGCCGAGCGGCCTGCGGGACTTCCAGCAGGAAGTGGAGAAGAACACGCGGGTAGCGCTGCAGAGCGCATTCAACCGCATGGAGCTCGTCACCCGGGACGAGTTCGACGCCCAGACCAAGGTGCTCGCCCGAACCCGGGAGCGCCTGGAGGCCCTGGAGCAGCGCATCGCCGCGCTCGAGGGCGGGAACGACGGCGACGCCGCCCAGCCGGCCGGCGGGTCGCCCGCGCCGCAGGAGTAG
- the glnK gene encoding P-II family nitrogen regulator: MKLITAIIKPFKLDDVREALSDIGVQGVTVTEVKGFGRQKGHTELYRGAEYVVDFLPKMKIEVALDDSLVERAVEAVSKAANTGKIGDGKIFVTTLEQAIRIRTGETGKDAL; the protein is encoded by the coding sequence ATGAAGCTCATCACCGCGATCATCAAGCCATTCAAGCTCGACGACGTGCGCGAGGCCCTGTCCGATATCGGCGTACAGGGTGTCACCGTCACCGAGGTCAAGGGGTTCGGCCGTCAGAAGGGGCACACCGAGCTCTACCGTGGGGCCGAGTACGTGGTCGACTTCCTGCCCAAGATGAAGATCGAGGTCGCCCTCGATGACAGCCTCGTCGAGCGTGCGGTGGAAGCCGTCAGCAAGGCCGCCAATACCGGCAAGATCGGCGACGGCAAGATCTTCGTCACCACCCTCGAGCAGGCAATCCGCATCCGCACCGGCGAGACCGGCAAGGACGCGCTCTGA
- a CDS encoding AsmA family protein — protein MAGVLKWLAIIVGAVVALVVVLVVGLLLLVDPNDYRDEIAQVVEAQTGREFTIEGDIELTFFPRIGLAVGGVALGDDPAFSDGAFLRADGLNLAVEVMPLLSGTLQLDTITLRRPQVTLIRDEQGRGNWESLAPPAAAAASEPARNAGLVAVSSHEPAGTAHAGGMLADARLAGLRIEQARLVYEDRGAGTSATLDPVNLALNDVQLGAPVAIEGDWQGDVAGTRLDGTLTGSATVSPDFARASAEGLTLAVTAAGDAVPAGEQTATLSTDIEADLQAAVYRLSGLRLEAATAVLEGGVEANAAGSSPVVTGQLTLAETDPQGVFEALDMAPPETRDGNVLQSLSAELALRFAQGVLRVDPIRAKLDDSNLTGWAEVRDFAGPDAAFDLQLDGINVDSYLPPPEEGEAEPAATPGGAAAAGAELIPVEVLRPLVLDGEIRIGEITASGARLSALTASITAADGRLRVHPLTATLYGGSYQGDLRIDATGEPAVVQVNERLSGVQAAPLLSDLAGFDRLLGQGDFSLQATTRAGSVEQLLETLNGEATFRFADGAIRGINIARTLRTAMAQVQGQDTPAATEETPSTDFTQLNGSMRIEGGVVRSDDLALDSPLLRVRGSGSANLVRQEVDYRLTVNVVGSLEGQGGASLEQLRGVPIPLRISGPLTAPEVGVDIAGALRNAQEQRLREETEEGREELEQRLEEESGEIQERLRGLFNR, from the coding sequence ATGGCAGGCGTGCTGAAATGGCTGGCGATCATCGTCGGCGCGGTAGTCGCACTGGTGGTGGTACTGGTCGTGGGCCTGCTGCTGCTGGTGGACCCGAACGACTACCGCGACGAGATCGCGCAGGTAGTGGAGGCGCAGACGGGGCGGGAATTCACCATCGAGGGTGACATCGAGCTCACCTTCTTCCCGCGCATCGGCCTCGCCGTCGGCGGCGTCGCCCTGGGCGACGATCCGGCCTTCTCGGACGGTGCCTTCCTGCGAGCCGACGGGCTAAACCTGGCCGTGGAGGTGATGCCGCTCCTCTCCGGGACCCTGCAGCTCGACACCATCACCCTGCGCCGTCCCCAGGTGACGCTGATCCGCGATGAGCAGGGCCGGGGCAACTGGGAGAGCCTGGCCCCGCCCGCTGCGGCGGCCGCCAGCGAACCCGCGCGGAATGCCGGGCTCGTGGCCGTGAGCAGCCACGAGCCGGCCGGCACTGCACACGCCGGGGGGATGCTGGCGGACGCGCGCCTCGCCGGGCTGCGCATCGAGCAGGCGCGGCTGGTCTACGAGGATCGGGGCGCCGGCACCAGCGCTACCCTGGACCCCGTGAACCTCGCCCTCAACGACGTCCAGCTCGGCGCCCCGGTCGCCATCGAGGGCGACTGGCAGGGCGATGTGGCCGGCACGCGCCTCGACGGCACCCTGACGGGCAGTGCCACGGTCAGCCCCGACTTCGCCCGCGCCAGCGCCGAGGGCCTCACCCTTGCGGTCACGGCGGCCGGCGACGCCGTGCCCGCCGGTGAACAGACCGCCACCCTCAGCACCGACATCGAGGCCGATCTGCAGGCGGCGGTCTACCGGCTTTCCGGCCTGCGTCTGGAGGCGGCCACGGCAGTGCTCGAAGGCGGGGTGGAGGCGAACGCCGCCGGCAGCTCGCCGGTGGTCACCGGCCAGCTCACCCTCGCCGAGACCGACCCGCAGGGTGTCTTCGAGGCCCTCGACATGGCGCCCCCGGAGACCCGCGACGGCAACGTGCTGCAGAGCCTGAGCGCGGAGCTCGCGCTGCGCTTCGCCCAGGGCGTGCTGCGGGTGGATCCGATCCGCGCCAAACTCGATGACAGCAACCTGACCGGCTGGGCCGAGGTGCGCGACTTCGCCGGACCCGATGCCGCCTTCGACCTGCAGCTCGACGGCATCAACGTCGACAGCTACCTGCCGCCCCCCGAGGAGGGCGAGGCCGAGCCCGCCGCGACGCCGGGCGGGGCCGCGGCCGCCGGCGCCGAGCTCATCCCGGTGGAGGTGCTGCGGCCGCTGGTGCTGGACGGGGAGATCCGGATCGGCGAGATCACCGCCAGCGGTGCCCGCCTCAGCGCGCTGACGGCAAGCATCACCGCCGCCGACGGCCGCCTGCGCGTGCACCCGCTCACTGCCACGCTGTACGGCGGCAGCTACCAGGGGGATCTGCGCATCGACGCCACCGGCGAACCGGCAGTGGTGCAGGTCAACGAGCGCCTCTCGGGCGTGCAGGCGGCGCCGTTGCTGAGCGACCTCGCCGGCTTCGACCGCCTGCTCGGCCAGGGCGACTTCTCGCTCCAGGCCACCACCCGGGCCGGCAGCGTCGAGCAGCTTCTGGAGACCCTCAACGGTGAGGCCACCTTCCGCTTCGCCGATGGCGCCATCCGCGGCATCAACATCGCGCGCACGCTGCGCACCGCCATGGCCCAGGTCCAGGGCCAGGATACCCCTGCAGCGACGGAGGAGACCCCGAGCACGGACTTCACCCAGCTCAACGGCAGCATGCGGATCGAGGGGGGCGTCGTGCGCAGCGACGACCTCGCCCTGGACTCGCCGCTGCTGCGGGTACGTGGCAGCGGCAGCGCCAATCTGGTGCGCCAGGAGGTCGACTACCGCCTCACCGTGAACGTCGTGGGCAGCCTCGAGGGCCAGGGTGGTGCCAGCCTGGAGCAGCTCCGCGGCGTGCCCATTCCGTTGCGCATCAGCGGCCCGCTCACCGCGCCCGAGGTGGGCGTGGACATCGCCGGCGCCCTGCGCAACGCCCAGGAGCAGCGCCTGCGCGAGGAGACCGAAGAGGGGCGCGAGGAGCTTGAGCAACGCCTCGAGGAGGAGAGCGGCGAGATCCAGGAACGCCTGCGCGGCCTGTTCAACCGATGA
- the mutY gene encoding A/G-specific adenine glycosylase has protein sequence MTAEAVEAPTLRTPQGFAAAVLAWFERHGRHDLPWQHPATPYRVWVSEVMLQQTQVATVLPYFERFMARFPDVASLAAAPVDEVLALWAGLGYYARARNLHRAARELVAEHGGEFPRRREAVEALPGIGRSTAGAILSLARGERHAILDGNVKRVLARFHAVPGWPGEATVARRLWTLAERHTPHRRAAEYNQAMMDLGATVCRRRPDCGRCPLAGGCLARVTGQQAAFPGARPKRERPLRSTRMLLIRDQGRVLLLRRPPSGLWGGLWIPPECPPDADPAEWCERELGLGIVPEPPWPRFEHGFTHFRLAIEPVPARLRGGGRAMEGGDRLWYNPASGQPRGLPAPVSRLLQQLAWPG, from the coding sequence ATGACCGCCGAGGCGGTGGAGGCACCCACCCTGCGCACGCCGCAGGGCTTCGCCGCCGCCGTGCTCGCCTGGTTCGAGCGACACGGCCGACACGACCTGCCCTGGCAGCACCCGGCCACCCCGTACCGGGTATGGGTTTCGGAGGTCATGCTCCAGCAGACCCAGGTGGCTACGGTGCTGCCCTACTTCGAGCGCTTCATGGCCCGCTTCCCGGACGTTGCAAGCCTCGCGGCGGCGCCGGTGGACGAGGTGCTGGCACTCTGGGCGGGCCTCGGCTACTACGCGCGGGCCCGTAACCTGCACCGCGCCGCGCGCGAGCTGGTGGCCGAGCACGGCGGCGAGTTCCCCCGGCGGCGCGAGGCGGTGGAGGCATTGCCCGGCATCGGCCGTTCCACGGCGGGTGCCATCCTCTCCCTGGCGCGCGGCGAGCGCCACGCGATCCTCGATGGCAACGTGAAGCGCGTCCTGGCGCGCTTCCACGCCGTGCCCGGCTGGCCGGGGGAGGCGACGGTGGCCCGGCGTCTCTGGACCCTCGCCGAGCGCCATACGCCGCACCGGCGGGCCGCCGAGTACAACCAGGCGATGATGGATCTCGGCGCCACCGTCTGCCGGCGGCGGCCGGACTGCGGCCGCTGCCCGCTGGCCGGCGGCTGCCTCGCCCGGGTCACCGGCCAGCAGGCTGCCTTCCCGGGCGCACGCCCGAAGCGCGAACGCCCCCTGCGCAGCACCCGCATGCTGCTGATCCGCGACCAGGGGCGCGTGCTGCTGCTCAGGCGGCCCCCGAGCGGGCTCTGGGGCGGCCTGTGGATCCCGCCCGAGTGCCCACCGGACGCGGATCCCGCCGAATGGTGCGAGCGCGAGCTCGGCCTCGGCATCGTGCCGGAACCGCCATGGCCCCGGTTCGAGCATGGCTTCACCCACTTCCGTCTCGCCATCGAGCCGGTGCCGGCAAGGCTTCGCGGCGGGGGCAGGGCCATGGAGGGGGGAGACCGGCTCTGGTATAACCCCGCCTCGGGACAGCCGCGCGGGCTGCCGGCACCGGTAAGCCGGCTGCTGCAGCAGCTCGCCTGGCCCGGATAG
- the modB gene encoding molybdate ABC transporter permease subunit: protein MVLGAPLAWWLARTRSRWRVPVNAVVTLPLVLPPTVLGFYLLILLGPNGAIGAPWVALTGETLTFSFTGLVVTSVLYSLPFVVQPLRDAFQAVGDGPLEAAAVLGARPLDAFFTVACPLAGRGFLSAAVLGFAHTLGEFGAVLMVGGSIPGETRVVAIAIYEHVETLDYASAHALSAGLLGFSFVTLLVLYGLNHGRRGAFPA from the coding sequence ATGGTGCTCGGAGCGCCGCTGGCGTGGTGGCTCGCGCGCACCCGCAGCCGCTGGCGGGTGCCGGTGAACGCGGTGGTGACGCTGCCGCTGGTGCTGCCGCCGACGGTGCTCGGCTTCTACCTGCTGATCCTGCTCGGGCCGAACGGTGCCATCGGTGCCCCCTGGGTGGCGCTGACCGGCGAGACGCTGACCTTCAGCTTCACCGGCCTGGTGGTGACCTCGGTGCTCTACTCGCTGCCGTTCGTGGTGCAGCCCCTGCGGGATGCCTTCCAGGCCGTCGGCGATGGTCCGCTGGAGGCAGCGGCAGTGCTCGGGGCACGCCCGCTGGATGCGTTCTTCACCGTGGCCTGCCCCCTGGCGGGGCGGGGTTTCCTGTCCGCTGCGGTGCTTGGCTTCGCGCATACCCTGGGGGAGTTCGGCGCGGTGCTGATGGTGGGGGGCAGCATTCCCGGAGAGACGCGGGTGGTGGCCATCGCCATCTACGAGCACGTGGAGACCCTGGACTACGCCTCCGCCCATGCCCTTTCTGCCGGGCTGCTGGGATTCTCGTTCGTGACGCTGCTGGTGCTCTACGGCCTGAATCATGGCCGGCGTGGCGCCTTTCCGGCATGA
- the modA gene encoding molybdate ABC transporter substrate-binding protein, translated as MSLQRAIGRRLIAALLLLLPALAQAQGETVRVAVATNFLQPLEAIAEALAAQGGPRVTPVPGATGRHYAQIVNGAPFDVFLAADRERPRRLEAEGLAVAGSRFTYARGRLVLWAAPGVALPSGGLRALDPADVRRFAIANPRLAPYGRAAKEVLRHVGLWDPLQSRLVQGENVGQTLQYVVTGNASHGLVAKAYARAPNAPAGRWQLVPADWHGPVAQDAVLLRDAPHPSAGRAFLEFLRGAEAARILEQFGYEPAEAGA; from the coding sequence ATGTCGCTGCAGCGCGCCATCGGCCGCCGCCTCATCGCCGCTCTGCTGCTGTTGCTGCCGGCGCTGGCCCAGGCCCAGGGCGAGACGGTGCGGGTTGCCGTGGCCACGAACTTCCTGCAGCCGCTGGAGGCGATCGCCGAGGCGCTGGCGGCGCAGGGCGGCCCGCGGGTGACGCCAGTGCCTGGCGCCACGGGCCGGCATTACGCCCAGATCGTCAACGGCGCCCCGTTCGATGTCTTCCTCGCCGCGGACCGGGAACGGCCGCGCCGTCTGGAGGCGGAGGGGCTGGCGGTGGCCGGCAGCCGCTTCACCTATGCCCGCGGCCGCCTCGTGCTCTGGGCGGCACCGGGGGTGGCGCTGCCATCGGGGGGGCTGCGGGCGCTGGATCCGGCGGACGTGCGGCGCTTCGCCATCGCCAACCCGCGGCTCGCGCCGTACGGTAGGGCCGCGAAGGAGGTGCTGCGGCATGTCGGCCTGTGGGACCCGCTACAGTCCCGGCTGGTGCAGGGGGAGAACGTCGGCCAGACGCTGCAGTACGTCGTGACCGGCAATGCCAGCCACGGGCTGGTGGCCAAGGCGTATGCACGGGCACCGAATGCGCCGGCCGGGCGCTGGCAGCTGGTGCCGGCGGACTGGCACGGGCCCGTTGCCCAGGACGCCGTGCTGCTTCGGGACGCGCCGCATCCCTCGGCCGGGCGGGCCTTCCTCGAATTCCTGCGCGGCGCCGAGGCGGCCCGCATCCTCGAGCAGTTCGGCTACGAGCCGGCGGAGGCGGGCGCGTGA
- a CDS encoding YifB family Mg chelatase-like AAA ATPase, producing the protein MTLAVVQSRAALGVDAPLVTVEVHLAGGLPSLSIVGLPDTAVREARDRVRGALATSGFEFPRRRITVNLAPADLPKDGARFDLPIALGILAASGQLDPAALEHTEFAAELALGGALRPVSGTLPLALRADAAGHALIVAAANAAEAALGGGTVHGAEHLLAVCAHLEGRERLPVAEANAAPSGEPPPDLAEVRGQQRPRRALELAAAGGHSLLLCGPPGTGKSMLAARLPGLLPPMAFDEALETAAVHSVGEGAFDPGLWAQRPFRAPHHSASQAALTGGG; encoded by the coding sequence ATGACGCTCGCCGTGGTCCAGTCACGGGCCGCGCTTGGTGTGGACGCTCCGCTGGTCACCGTCGAGGTGCATCTGGCGGGCGGCCTGCCATCGCTTTCCATCGTCGGACTGCCCGACACCGCGGTACGCGAGGCCCGCGACCGCGTGCGGGGGGCGCTGGCCACCAGCGGCTTCGAGTTCCCCCGCCGGCGCATCACCGTCAATCTCGCGCCGGCGGACCTGCCCAAGGATGGTGCACGCTTCGACCTGCCCATCGCCCTGGGGATACTGGCCGCGTCAGGCCAGCTCGACCCCGCCGCCCTGGAGCACACGGAGTTCGCCGCCGAGCTTGCCCTGGGCGGCGCCCTGCGCCCGGTCTCGGGGACCCTGCCGCTGGCGCTGCGCGCTGACGCGGCCGGGCATGCGCTGATCGTCGCCGCGGCGAATGCGGCTGAGGCGGCCCTCGGCGGCGGCACGGTGCACGGCGCCGAGCACCTGCTTGCCGTCTGTGCCCATCTCGAGGGCCGTGAGCGGCTGCCGGTCGCCGAGGCCAACGCCGCCCCCTCCGGCGAACCCCCACCCGATCTGGCGGAGGTCCGGGGCCAGCAGCGTCCGCGCCGCGCGCTGGAGCTTGCCGCCGCCGGCGGCCACAGTCTCCTGCTCTGCGGCCCGCCCGGAACCGGCAAGAGCATGCTGGCCGCACGCCTCCCTGGCCTGCTGCCGCCGATGGCCTTCGACGAGGCGCTGGAGACGGCAGCGGTGCACTCCGTGGGCGAGGGGGCGTTCGATCCGGGGCTCTGGGCCCAGCGCCCGTTTCGCGCCCCGCATCACAGCGCATCCCAGGCCGCACTCACCGGCGGCGGCTGA
- the azu gene encoding azurin, translating to MIHRLVTVAAVLGLLAFAPMPAFAQDDCELTIQAGDNLQYSTDEMTVSEGCGEVTVTLEHTGQLNAQQMGHNWVLVDGDWQDVAQAGMSAGPGNDYVPADDERVVAATAVVGGGESDSVTFDVSELGAGEYSFVCTFPGHSAAMNGTFIVN from the coding sequence ATGATCCATCGTCTCGTGACTGTTGCGGCCGTGCTCGGCCTGCTCGCCTTCGCGCCCATGCCGGCATTCGCCCAGGACGACTGCGAGCTCACCATCCAGGCGGGTGACAACCTCCAGTACAGCACCGACGAGATGACCGTCAGCGAGGGCTGTGGTGAGGTGACTGTGACCCTCGAGCACACCGGTCAGCTGAATGCCCAGCAGATGGGCCACAACTGGGTGCTGGTGGACGGTGACTGGCAGGACGTTGCGCAGGCGGGGATGTCGGCCGGCCCGGGTAACGACTACGTGCCTGCCGATGACGAGCGCGTGGTCGCGGCGACCGCGGTTGTCGGAGGTGGCGAGTCCGACTCCGTGACGTTCGACGTCAGCGAGCTTGGCGCGGGCGAGTACAGCTTCGTCTGCACCTTCCCCGGCCATTCCGCGGCCATGAACGGCACCTTCATCGTCAACTGA